A single Tachypleus tridentatus isolate NWPU-2018 chromosome 9, ASM421037v1, whole genome shotgun sequence DNA region contains:
- the LOC143227299 gene encoding atrial natriuretic peptide receptor 3-like, giving the protein MRLFGVILTGIISFALGLSETGDVDQMVSNMAFYIRQRVLSEDGGANRAIRILVLAPENPKYPYSLFKVLAAVEFAVQKLEAENRNGPLGGRSVKIYQKNTHCSSTLGPLAAFDSYISGEVDVFLGPLCPYVLGPLSRYTAVWDIPLLTAGGQNDNFDQKKPFYSLLTRMNGSYTQIGHIFLKILRRFRWQVIALLFHNFSDHVLGNSNCYFTLSAVYRKLNRDVYYLNFDETDPRTNYTNILKDVAQHARGKDNKGPIVKQMS; this is encoded by the exons ATGCGGTTATTTGGCGTAATACTGACAGGTATTATCAGTTTCGCATTAGGCCTATCTGAAACTGGTGATGTTGACCAGATGGTCTCCAATATGGCTTTTTATATCAGGCAGAGAGTTCTATCGGAGGACGGGGGTGCAAATCGAGCAATACGCATATTAGTCTTGGCTCCAGAAAACCCCAAATATCCATATTCCCTCTTCAAGGTGTTAGCGGCTGTAGAATTTGCTGTCCAGAAATTGGAAGCGGAAAACAGAAATGGTCCTCTCGGTGGACGCTCGGTGAAAATTTACCAAAAAAACACTCACTGTTCCTCAACTCTTGGTCCTTTAGCGGCATTCGATTCTTACATCTCCGGTGAAGTTGACGTCTTTCTCGGACCACTCTGTCCTTACGTCCTTGGACCACTGTCCCGTTACACTGCTGTATGGGACATTCCGCTGCTAACTGCCGGAggacagaatgataactttgacCAGAAGAAGCCATTTTACTCGCTACTAACCAGAATGAACGGGTCGTATACTCAGATTGGCCACATATTCCTGAAAATTTTGCGCAGATTCCGCTGGCAGGTTATTGCTCTACTCTTCCATAATTTCTCCGATCACGTTTTGGGAAACTCTAACTGTTACTTCACGCTAAGTGCTGTCTACAGGAAGCTTAATAGAGACGTGTACTACCTGAACTTCGATGAAACTGATCCGAGGACGAACTACACAAACATTCTTAAAGACGTGGCTCAACACGCAAGAG gCAAAGATAACAAAGGGCCAATAGTGAAACAGATGAGTTAA